The Microbacterium limosum genome contains a region encoding:
- a CDS encoding aminotransferase class I/II-fold pyridoxal phosphate-dependent enzyme, giving the protein MTTLPGAWRRAAGGAGLLSSDGVVAPTIFAEMSALAASTGAINLGQGYPDEDGPAEVLEAARQAIADGANQYPPGRGIPRLREAVADHQRRFYGVHLDPEREVIITAGATEALAATVLALVDSPDDEVVVFEPYYDAYAALVALAGARLVPVPLEWPLFQPDLDRLESAVTDRTRLIIVNDPHNPTGAVFDADVRERIVALAERHDAIVVTDEVYEHLRFGTPHVPIATLPAAQERTLTISSAGKTFSVTGWKIGWLSGPEPLVTAVLAVKQFLTYVNGSPFQPAVAAGLRLPDAFFTGIADEMRRKRDLLGSGLRLAGFDVGVPSGSYFTVADAAPLGVTDAVAFCRALPERTGVVAIPLTAFVSPEHRGRYATMVRFAACKRPGVLRRAGAALAGLRP; this is encoded by the coding sequence GTGACCACGCTACCGGGGGCCTGGCGCCGTGCGGCCGGCGGGGCGGGATTGCTCTCCTCCGACGGTGTCGTGGCGCCCACGATCTTCGCCGAGATGAGCGCGCTCGCGGCGAGCACGGGTGCGATCAACCTCGGACAAGGGTACCCGGACGAGGACGGGCCGGCCGAGGTCCTCGAGGCCGCGCGCCAGGCGATCGCAGACGGGGCGAACCAGTATCCGCCGGGCCGCGGCATCCCCCGGCTGCGTGAGGCAGTGGCCGACCACCAGCGCCGGTTCTACGGCGTCCACCTCGACCCCGAGCGCGAGGTGATCATCACCGCCGGCGCGACCGAGGCCCTCGCGGCGACGGTGCTGGCGCTCGTGGACTCCCCGGACGACGAGGTCGTCGTCTTCGAGCCGTACTACGACGCCTATGCGGCGCTCGTCGCTCTCGCGGGGGCCCGCCTGGTTCCCGTCCCCCTCGAGTGGCCGCTGTTCCAGCCCGACCTCGATCGGCTCGAGTCGGCAGTCACGGATCGCACGCGTCTCATCATCGTCAACGACCCGCACAACCCCACGGGGGCGGTCTTCGACGCCGACGTGCGCGAGCGCATCGTCGCGCTGGCCGAGCGCCATGACGCCATCGTCGTCACCGACGAGGTCTACGAACACCTCCGGTTCGGCACCCCCCACGTGCCGATCGCGACGCTGCCCGCAGCGCAGGAGCGCACCCTCACGATCTCGTCGGCCGGCAAGACCTTCTCGGTGACCGGCTGGAAGATCGGGTGGCTGTCGGGCCCGGAGCCGCTCGTGACCGCCGTCCTCGCCGTGAAGCAGTTCCTCACCTACGTGAACGGCTCTCCCTTCCAGCCGGCCGTCGCCGCGGGCCTCCGGCTGCCAGACGCGTTCTTCACGGGGATCGCCGACGAGATGCGTCGAAAGCGCGACCTGCTCGGCTCGGGCCTCCGGCTGGCCGGTTTCGACGTCGGCGTGCCCTCGGGCTCGTATTTCACCGTCGCCGACGCGGCGCCGCTCGGTGTCACCGACGCCGTCGCGTTCTGCCGGGCGCTCCCCGAGCGGACAGGGGTCGTCGCCATCCCCCTGACGGCGTTCGTGTCGCCGGAGCACCGGGGCCGTTACGCCACGATGGTGCGCTTCGCCGCGTGCAAGCGCCCCGGGGTCCTCCGGCGCGCGGGCGCAGCCCTCGCCGGCCTGCGGCCCTGA
- a CDS encoding carbon-nitrogen hydrolase family protein — translation MNSPTHDGTLGLAVAQFAPTDSRPENIATVRELTERAVARGAHVVLFPEYSSYFIHPFDSSLRENAETLDGPFVSALRETAAATGAVIVAGLLETATDGVRVRNTVVAVDATGLRATYRKTHLYDAFGQRESDWVEPGAISDPQTFECRGIRFALQTCYDLRFPEVTRTCADAGAHVVLVPAEWVRGPLKEHHWRTLLAARAIENTLFVAAADHPPPLGVGHSGVVDPQGVTLAAVGTASDVAVAVVSLEALEDVRRVNPALQLRRYRVVPR, via the coding sequence GTGAACTCTCCGACACACGACGGCACGCTCGGCCTCGCCGTCGCGCAGTTCGCACCGACCGACTCCCGGCCGGAGAACATCGCCACGGTGCGGGAGCTGACCGAACGCGCGGTCGCGCGAGGAGCGCACGTCGTGCTCTTCCCCGAGTATTCGAGCTACTTCATCCACCCGTTCGACAGCTCGTTGCGCGAGAACGCCGAGACGCTGGACGGTCCCTTCGTCTCGGCACTGCGCGAGACGGCCGCCGCGACGGGTGCCGTGATCGTCGCGGGGCTCCTCGAGACGGCGACCGACGGCGTACGGGTGCGGAACACCGTCGTCGCGGTGGATGCGACGGGTCTCCGTGCGACGTACCGCAAGACGCACCTCTACGACGCCTTCGGGCAGCGCGAGTCCGACTGGGTGGAGCCCGGTGCGATCAGCGATCCGCAGACGTTCGAGTGCCGCGGCATCCGCTTCGCTCTGCAGACGTGTTACGACCTCCGGTTCCCGGAGGTGACGCGGACGTGCGCGGATGCCGGGGCGCACGTCGTGCTCGTGCCGGCCGAGTGGGTCCGGGGGCCGTTGAAGGAGCACCACTGGCGCACCCTGCTGGCGGCCCGGGCGATCGAGAACACCCTCTTCGTCGCCGCGGCCGATCATCCTCCGCCCCTCGGGGTGGGGCACAGCGGCGTCGTCGATCCCCAGGGGGTGACCCTGGCGGCCGTGGGCACGGCGTCGGATGTCGCGGTCGCCGTCGTCTCGCTCGAGGCGCTCGAGGACGTGCGGCGGGTGAATCCGGCGCTGCAGCTGCGCCGCTACCGCGTCGTGCCTCGCTGA
- a CDS encoding DUF6328 family protein, whose translation MSAAQDAGAGSFGRRRRDRARTDDIADGRDETETERYDRNWIELLQELRVLQTGTQILTGFLLALAFQPAFGDLTGGQRAFYLFLIVAAAVSTIIALAPVALHRVLFRQHEKKRIVGYGHAALLTALITVSVLVVGVVAFVFDVVVGEAAALVAAAGLGATIVVLWIVVPVVWRVRGGGSST comes from the coding sequence ATGAGTGCCGCGCAGGATGCCGGGGCGGGGTCTTTCGGCCGGAGACGCCGCGATCGTGCGCGCACCGACGACATCGCCGACGGACGGGACGAGACCGAGACCGAGCGGTACGACCGCAACTGGATCGAGCTGCTCCAAGAGCTGCGCGTGCTGCAGACGGGAACCCAGATCCTCACCGGATTCCTGCTCGCACTGGCCTTCCAGCCGGCCTTCGGAGATCTGACGGGCGGACAGCGTGCGTTCTACCTCTTCCTCATCGTCGCCGCGGCGGTCAGCACGATCATCGCCCTCGCACCCGTCGCCCTTCACCGCGTCCTGTTCCGCCAGCACGAGAAGAAGCGCATCGTCGGATACGGACACGCCGCGCTGCTCACGGCGCTGATCACGGTGTCGGTGCTGGTCGTGGGGGTGGTCGCCTTCGTGTTCGACGTCGTCGTCGGTGAGGCGGCAGCTCTCGTCGCCGCGGCCGGGCTCGGTGCGACGATCGTCGTGCTCTGGATCGTCGTTCCGGTCGTCTGGCGCGTGCGCGGCGGGGGGTCTTCGACGTGA
- a CDS encoding DUF6933 domain-containing protein, translating into MLILRATKKLRDKIGGVAPTDEKESTTMLGDWYGNLIAWRRPLVLLVNARTLLPVFAPLAPAKTLTDRVPDVVASALRDHGVPEQVIDHEHARMRDIRVAPTADRQVVGVMNEFIFLAGHRRERTDDLRELSMMSAHTPCGPLRTSHTYPDRELRAFLSSLTSGN; encoded by the coding sequence GTGTTGATCCTCCGTGCCACGAAGAAGCTCCGTGACAAGATCGGCGGTGTCGCGCCCACCGACGAAAAGGAGTCGACGACGATGCTCGGCGACTGGTACGGGAATCTCATCGCGTGGCGTCGACCGCTGGTGCTTCTCGTGAACGCCCGGACCCTGCTGCCCGTGTTCGCGCCGCTCGCCCCCGCGAAGACGCTCACGGACCGCGTTCCGGACGTCGTGGCATCCGCACTCCGCGATCACGGCGTACCCGAGCAAGTCATCGATCACGAGCACGCCCGGATGCGCGACATCAGGGTTGCGCCGACGGCAGACCGACAGGTCGTCGGGGTGATGAACGAGTTCATCTTCCTCGCGGGTCACCGCCGCGAGCGCACCGATGATCTGCGCGAGCTATCCATGATGTCCGCACACACGCCATGCGGCCCGCTCCGCACCAGCCACACGTACCCTGATCGCGAACTCCGCGCGTTCCTCTCATCGCTGACGAGCGGGAACTGA
- a CDS encoding putative quinol monooxygenase, with the protein MMQTDPITVLAIFTPAPGARSQVLEVMRKYIPRVHGEQGCDLYCIQEEEKTGRIVMFERWASEHDLDLHSQGRIVDELNRALDGLLVGSPEVTRLWPIPIGDPQRGVVRPAY; encoded by the coding sequence ATGATGCAGACAGACCCCATCACGGTTCTCGCGATCTTTACACCCGCTCCCGGTGCGCGCAGCCAAGTGCTGGAAGTGATGAGGAAGTACATTCCACGGGTCCATGGCGAGCAGGGTTGTGACCTCTACTGCATTCAGGAGGAAGAGAAGACCGGGCGGATCGTGATGTTCGAACGGTGGGCAAGCGAGCATGACCTCGACCTTCACTCGCAAGGCCGAATCGTTGATGAGCTGAACCGCGCGCTCGATGGCTTGCTCGTCGGCAGCCCCGAGGTCACCCGTTTGTGGCCGATTCCCATTGGTGACCCGCAGCGGGGCGTGGTGCGGCCAGCTTATTAG